Genomic segment of Poecile atricapillus isolate bPoeAtr1 chromosome 8, bPoeAtr1.hap1, whole genome shotgun sequence:
CCAATTTTCATATCTGTTCACTTCTGCAGGAGACTGGGGACCGCTGTGGAGTCTGTTTCGTTTCTTCCCTGTTTGGTTGTAGAGAGAAGACACCAAAAGCCAAGTATATGCACCTAGCTCAGGAACTGCTGGTTGATCCAGAATGGCCACCAAAACCCAGGACAACAACAGAAGCGAAAGTACCATCCCAAGAAAATGGTTCATATCAAATCATCACTGTAACATAGCAGTGGATCTTGGTGGCATGTATCTTTAGTAGTATTCAGAAGAATGTAATTTTAAGGCTTTATTTGAAACTGCAGTGTGCTAAATGTCAAATTCTAATGCAGATTTCCAACTGGTTTGTCTCTCTGAATACAAAATTCAGAGCCAGGCATCTTACGgctatacattttaaaaatgtgagtTACCTTAGGCAGAACAAAAATGATTGTGTTTCCTTCCACCTTCTTTCAGATTTCATTGTTCCTAAATGAGATGCATTTGAAGGTTTAAACTGCAGGGCAGTTAAAACAGGTTCACATTATTTGCCTGGAGTATCTTAATAGTTGTTCTAACCTGCTTATCTGGGCATGTGTTCATGTAAACCCTATGATGTGGTGGTTTCATGGCTGTACTAGAGGTGCTTAATAACCTTGTcatggtttgggggttttttctgtttggttttttttttttttggttggggttattttgtttatttagttggtttttatttGACTGATGAAAAGTTTTGTGCCTCAGAACAGTTCTAAAATTTGTGTGTACCTCTAAGTTTGTCCCTATTAAGTAAGGAGTGTTTGCAGGTGTAATGTTTGGGTTCTGAGTTCAATTATTAATCTGCCACAGCAGGAGTTGGGAATGCCAAAGAAGCAATATGCTCTGCCCTTAAGAAATAAGCACATTGCTTTCATGTGGATTCTTGACTTCTTTTCTAGTTAACCACAAGGAAGGGCTAAGGTGGCCTCCAGGGGAGGAGCCATTTGGCTACACTGTAAGTTTTTGGAGAAAGAAGGATGGAGAATCTAAACACTTTCTTCTATAGCATGTTTTATTACATTTAGCTATGCATTTCTCCATAGACCTTGCTTTTTCCAGCAGAAGGGTTGGATTATCCCTTTGTGGACCATGTTTTATTTGTAAATCTGAAGATAATTTTCCTATATGTCTCGAAGTAGTAATGCCAGACTTACTGCTGCAGGGGATATGGGAGTGGGAGGGAGGTCTATTGTCACATGCCCACATGTGGGATTTGTGCAGGTTAAGAGCACAGGCATTTCAAAGAGTCTGCCAGTGTCTCAAGTGCTACATGTAGCTGTACGAaacaaaattaagagaaaattgAGCTTAAGTCTGTCTTGCTGCAGAACTATAAGGCTTATGCACATTTTATTtatcagaaaaaagaaaaaatacgaaaaaaataaaagcttgtgTCACCACTAATGCTGCTTAAGCACTAGGGATAGCCATACATTATTTTGCCATGTGGCAGTATCAGAACACAAGACCACTAGAAAAATAGGTCTACAAAGAAGTAGAGGCAGACAGTACTTTGACTTGCAAGGCTTAaaacctttttgtttgtttctaaacCACAAATTACTTATCTCCAAACCATTGTCAACTTTGTAAATGTTTGGAAAAGTCTTCCTTGGTGTCTTTTTGGGAAGATGATAAATATTGAGTCTTGATCAGTCTGTTTTTGACCAGGGGCAACTGGTCCAGACACCTCCAAGCTTTGGGAGGGAATCTGGGATCTGAAGAATTCATCATTCTGAAGAGATCCTTTAGAGAAGGAAGTTGGGTCCTTTAGAGTAGTTGTGGAATGAGGGCCCCAAACTCACTGGCTGGCTGGGATTGTTTTGAAGTGTGTATATTCTGATGATGGTATTTGAGGTTTTGAtgttagggattttttttttctttcttttttttctttttttcctttttttttttttttttctgggttgtcttgttttgttttgttcttttaaattcCTGTGGAGACAATTCCATTCCAGCCTTGTTTTAATAAGCAGAATTTTTCAGATCAGGCCTAATTCCCTTGTGCTGTTCATAAGGCAGTACGGAGAGTGTGCCCTGCTgctcatagaatcattaaggttggaaaagaccttcaagatcatcaagtccaaccattaaccatGTTAATGTCAATCATGTTGTGGTTTCTGCAGTGTTTGAATATACTGTGCCAACAGGGAATTTAAAAGTGGTGCTAAATGGTTTGGAAGACCTTTTCCTAGAACTTGGTTGTTGAAGTTATTGCTCCTCCTAAATAGTATGCATATTATCTTCCAGTCCAGCTGTCAActcttttcctgatttctgttgttgttgttgtttgtttctgAGGAGTGgagcagggggaaagggagaagtgGTTTTCTTAGCATTTATTCAACAGAGCAATGTAAAGCTTCTTAAGGTCATAAACATTGAACAACATTGATAGCTTTTAAAGGGTCTGCAAACATTGGATACATTAATTAGTCATGAACCTGAGTCAGTTGGCTAATTTCTGCCGATGTTGATTTTACAAAAATCTTTGTAGCATGGAATAACTGACGAAGAATAATTCTTAGCTGCATAAGTAGTATTCAAatctaaacaaaaatattttagttgaAAAATATTGTGAAGCTATGCATCTTGGACCTGGGAGCTGTGACTTATCCTTAAACGCATAAGCTTCTGCTTTCCATTTCATTGACCATTTTAGATTTGCTGTTTCATtagaactgaaagaaaatatttgtctttccCTTTTATATGCCTTTGCTTAATACTTTCCCCAGACTGATAATTTCTCTTGGCTTGTTTGATTTCTGAAGCTAGTTTTTCAGTCTTATTCTAGTTTATTAGACTTACCTAGAAAGTGAGGAGGAAACAGCTTATTAAGGTGGGCTTGACTTTGGAGAACATTTTAGGGAACTCTTACTAAAGCAGAAATTGCCAAGTGTCTCCACTTAACAGAGTAACTAATGGCTCATGAGCATAGTAAATTTGAATGTTTTGCAAATGGGAGCTTGTTTCCTCCAGGCCTGCGTTCAGGGTTGGTAAATGTTCCTGAGGTTGCATGCTTGAGCTCTGACGCTTAGTCAAGAATAATAAATCAGCTTTTCTGAGAATTCATCTTGTTATTGCAAATTCAGCCACAAAATAagcttttgcattttctgcAATTATTGGGATTTATGCCTTCCTGCCCAAGAGCTGAATTTGACCACCtataatttttctcattttgagcAGTttagtttttctggttttcagaaaTGCAGCAAACTAGATCTGCACTAGTGTATTCAGTTTCTGTTTTGAAGTAAGATGAAATTCATTTtgtagtgaaaaaaaatctcttttagtGTTCATCTTGGAAATCTAAATTCAGGTGAACAGACCAAGTTAGTGAGCTCCACTAGATACTGGGTAgacattttcttcctgctgtaTATTTTGGCCTTATGTTGAGGAGTttgatttattattaaattatttgtgtATGCAGACTTCAATCTGTACgtattttattttgatgtatTAGGATTTGTAAATActactgatttttaaatattatttatgcaCATACTTAAAGGACTGGTCTATCCAGAAAAGCAATTGCTAAATAATAAATGTTactttttagaaataaattacaaGATCATGAAATTGTATATCCCTCAgggttatttttaaagttttttcctttctttcccttcagatTCAATTAGCAGTAACTCTAGTTTCATGTACTATAGAACTAAATCtactgtaaaaagaaaatgctgcaaATAATGCTTGAATAGAAGCGgctgaaaaaacccacagaactGACTGTCCATATTCACCGTAACTTTAAATTGGAAACACTTACTgttgcactttttaaaaagttgttggatttttaattctatttatttttttctttcttcatgaaGGTTGTGCTGAACAGTCATCCCAAATTGGGTAAATAATCCTGTactgtatatgtgtatatgcaGTATAATACTAAGCAGATGTGGAGTCCTTTTTATGCTGCAAATTTTTAATGCTTATGTTGGTCATCACAAAATGAGAGAGCTCAAGTCCTGTAGGATTTCTCCCATGAAATTCTGAATTGTAAACTTAGGGTTTTGTATGTCTAAGGGAAAGCTGTGGGTTTTTGACAATTTTTAGAGTCTTGAATATGTTGATTTTATATACAGTAAAGCTTCAggtttttaaaactattttcaaCAAACTGCAGCTTGTTTAATAATTATGTGAACCAGAAACTACTTAGTTTGTCATTAATTTCTCAAGCCTAACACAGATTAAAATGTTCATCCTTACAGCACTCTCTAGAAGCTCagcttccttttatttttaaatctgaaataCTACatctttgtatttaaaatatgtattgcTGCTCTAGAATGGTACCCTGTTGTCAAGAGGCATACATAAATAACTGTACAATAGAATTGTAAATAGACTTGTAAATCATTTTTGTGACTGAagctctttgaaaataaaattaaaaggaatgGATATTTTAACTCTTCTCATTAGTTTCATGcaattgttttaattattcTCTATAGAATTAGATCTAAAGCTTGTTGAAGAACACAGACTTGCTCCCTCTGATGTCTTGGATATGTTGTTCAGTGCCTCTGTATTTTTGCAGGTGGGGGTGGGAAGGGTGGCTCTGTGGCAGTGTTCTGCAGGGGGATCACACTGACTGCAGCCTTACCTGGAGGCTTATGAGAGCCATTCTAAAGCCACACTTTGTACGTGTGATAGCAACATGTTTCCACGTTTGATTACTCAGATGTTCCTTCTGTTTGGACATGTGGGAGGCGTGATCTGAACTGTCACCATTGTCACAGTCATCTTCAGAAAAATCATGTGGAAATGAAGACATCTTTTCTATCCTGTGGCTCACCTTCTATTAAAATAGTCATTGGCAGAGCACATTAATTTAAACTTAAGAAGACAAGATacttaaaatacctttttacTTAATAACAAAAACTTAATCTTTCGATTTCAAgcttctatttttaaaacttagCTTTTGTCTTTCAGAATCTTATTGGGTTTAGATTTTGTTGGCCTGCCACTGCAGAAGACtttgaggaaaaacagaaagtaAATGTGTTAACCTTGGAATGCTTAGCCAAAGCATTAAGTAAAAAGCCCTTCGTTCCTTACTGAAATTGTTTTGACTCCAATCCTGCAAGAAATTATAAGTTAGAGCAGCTTGGTGAAGGTATGAGCATTTGCTTTAAAGAGGATGTGTCCAGTCCTTCAAAACCTATGTAGCAGACTGGTGACAAATTTGAAATTTACGATCACATCTCACATTGAAATGTAGATTTCTGACTTCACTCAGATTTGCTTTGGGTTGGCTGAAACACAGACTCCAATATTACTGCCAAAGAAGCTACAGGTGGGTTTTCTGCTGTTGGGTGTGTGACTTAAAACTTCCTCCTGTTACATGAGTGGCTTCAAGCCCTGCTTTTGGAGTTGCATGCAACCTGCAGGAGTTGGTTGCTTGAACAGTTGTAGGCAAAAATCTGCTCTGAAGTTTCAGATATTGTTTGGCCTTTGGCCTGTCTCAGTAACTGGGCAAATATGGGTTAAAGTGTTATCTAGAGGATGCGTTTTGCTGTTTTACTTCCCATTTAAAGTGCAGTGTCATGGTGAAGCCTGattgcctgctctgctcctagTAAGTTCCTTTAAAAAGCAGATAAGTTTCTAAGGTACAGctcaaaattcctttttcatgCTTCTATGAGTTTAGGAACTTGCAAGACAGTAAAAGAGGTAAGCAATACACGTGCTCAGTGTTCTATAAAACTAAGTTCAAAACTGATTTGAGAATTCTTATGTAGTAACAATATTAATGTATTGCCTCTGGCATCCTTTTGTAGTCTTAAGAAATATTTAGGGGGCAGCTGAAAGGGAAGAGGCTGTAGACCAGACCTTGGTAAATGACCAGCCAGGCTGGTGCCTTTTCTGGAATGCCAGGTATGAGGGTTTGAGAGAATTTTAATGGATGGGAATGTATAATTATGGTCTTTATTGTGGGTATCACTGTATTATAtactgttaaaatatttaaatgtttctttaaaaaatactgttagCAGCTCTAGATGTTTGAGACCCATAGGCTTGTCCAGTTCTTGTGGCAGCACTTACAGCCTTCATATCTTGCAAAGAATTTCTGCCATTTTGCTGTTTGTCAAAACTAGTGTTTTCTAGCATTTCTGAGCATCTAACCTTGTCTTCTtgtatgcttttcttttttgctatAAGACCAGGAAAACAGACATCACAAACCTACAGTCTAGTGTTAGTCTGTTTCTGATTTTACAGAGTGGCCTGTAGTCATACCTTCCAAGGCACCTGCATTTGCAGTTTCTAGCAGAACAAACTGGGGGGGTTACCCTCCATTTGGTTCTTTAGATCCTTGCTTCTCTGGTCTCACTGAATCCTGTAGTTCTCCTGTGGTCTTGAGTTAGGTTGGGGCAGGTTGAGATGGTAGTCAGGGCTTGAAACAGAAATTTCTTAATGTATTTGTGGATGGAGGGCTCTGCTCGTAGGATCAGGGGCAGGCTGAGTTACAAATTTATTGAGGTAAAAGCATCACTGGCttatgagagagagttttggggtggggaggatTACTAGGAGGGTGAGATTCTCTGAAAGATTCTTGTTTGACATGTGAAAGACCTTTGGAAGAGTGAAATCTCATGCTATTTTTTGGTGATACAAATATCTCATTCAATGAGTTATGAACAGTCCTCTGAGATCTTGCTTTGTGGCACGGTGTTACTGGTCATTGATAGCACTAAATGCCATGCCCTTCCCTTCCTGAGGGAGAGTTAGAGATTTTACCAGACTTCAGCACTCTGAAcctaaataaaatttttaattattttttttaagcactctcttttgggattttttttttaatgcaggagCTGGTTTGGACATGCAGCTGTTTTGGGTCTGTCATGGTATGTTCTTTTCAGCAGCTCAGGTGCCTGAGAAGCTCTGCTGTCCTTCCTGATTTCTCTTTAAGTGATGGGAGTTGTACCCAACAGTCTGTCTGTGGGGTTGTATGGGAGAGCTTCATCCTTGCCCCTGAAAAAGAGAATGTGGGGATGGAGCTGTCCTCTTCCCCATGTTCCTGGTGCAGAAGACTGACATTGTGTCAGCTCTCCCACTTCTGTCCATGGAAACTGTGTATTCcatctgtcccagctgctgctcattctgctgctcagccaggTGCTTGACATCAGATTTCTGATGCACTTGGACTTGTTGATTTCATTGAGGAAGTATTTCTAGACTGTGGGTTTCTGTTTGACTTGCTCTTTTAAATATTGCCATTTATACCTACAATGATTGCTTTCCTGTTTGTTTGGAAATGTATGCAACTTCCTAACTCTGTGGTGTGTTTCATGCAGATGTGCCTTTATTGCTACAACTTCCCATCTACTTTGGTGCACTTCTTTCTTCTTATTTCACTGTACTTTTAAAACCACTGCTGATAGCTGGGTATTGTGTTAAGCTGCTGAAATGAGACTTGGTTATCAGAGCCTCACTACTGTCCCGTGCCACATGGGGTCTTCTGTGTTATTTCAGGCTGTGTCAAAAATAGCCTGTTCCTTCTTGTGTGTTCCTGGGCTGTTCCAAGAAGCCATCACTTGAAAATGCTGAGACAGGATTTaactggatggtgctgttttgcttttcaccACTTAAAGTACAGGACAACCTTTTTACCTCCATTGTCTATTTTTGCAGgctaaactttatttttaaacctcAGATAACTTACAATGGAAAAACACAGTGAGTGCAGGACCTTTtgataatttttgaaaatatttttggcatGTAATTTAGTACAATATACTAAACCttgtctagtggaagatgtccctgtcacTTGGAAATAGATtatccttaaggtcccttccaacccaaacccttctgtgattctgtaatgcTTTTCTGTTCAAATAAATACATGCCTTTTGACTAAAGTGCTTCATCATGATTTTTGTATGCCTTTATTATAGTTAACTGGTAAAAATACAAACAAGGAATACTTGACTTACGAAAGTTAATTTATCTGTACTTCTCAGTGTAAACTGAgcacttcagaaatatttattgtcAGTCAACAATAAAAGGTATTCTGATGTTTGCTTTCAAGGCAAGGGAAATTTTGCACACATTTGCAGGTTTATGATATAATCACACGTCTTTGTGAGCTGCTAAGTTACTTATGATCAAATCCTGATTCTCTCTTATCTCTTGTAACAGCTAATGTTTCTGGCACTTCAACAAGGATGTTGGTGTTTCGTTTATCAGTGATGATCAAGCTTTTCTTCCAGTTGGATGCATCTCTTTGTCCTGAGAAGTGTGACTGCTCTTcaaaaaatgcagtttattgCTCTGGCCCCCACATAAAAGACCTGGAATTGTTAAATCTGCCTTGCAACATGACAGAAATTCACATAACAAATGGTAACATATCGTACTTGCAGGATGTTTTTGCTAGGATGGTGGAACTGCAGCATCTCATCCTGTCTTCAAACAACATTGCTCTGGTTTCACCTATGGCTTTTAAAGGCTTGGGAAGGCTAAAAGTCCTCAAACTGCTAGGTAATAAGCTGGTTGAACTTCCCCCAGGAGCATTTGATGACATGGTGCAGCTTCAGCAATTGATCATTGAAAGTAACAGGTTGACATCTATCGAGGAAAATCTCTTTGACAAACTGGCTAGTTTGCAGGAGCTCTACTTGAACAAAAACCAACTAACAGCACTTCCCAGTGGTGTGATGAAGAAACTCACCAAACTCAGAGTACTGAACTTGTCAAGAAATTACTTAGCAGCACTGCCTGGAAGTATATTTAGTGCATTAGCCAGGCTTGAGAGGCTGATGCTGTACATTAATAGACTGTCTTCAATAGAATCTGGTGTGTTTGATagcctgaaggagctgcaggatctTTTCCTGCATTCCAATAATATCCATTCCATTGCTCCTGATGCATTTCATTGCCTTCGTAAACTAAGAACTCTGACACTCTCCAGAAACAGGCTTCAGACTTTgccttctgggctttttttGCACTTGCATGACCTGTCTAAACTGACCTTGTACGGGAACCCACTGAAGTCTCTTCCAGAAGTATTGTTTGGAGAGATGAGGCATCTTGGTAGCCTATGGCTGTATCACACAAAGCTCTCAACAATACCAGATTTTGTGTTCAGTAACTTGACAAATTTAGAGCTTCTTGTGCTGAGTTTTAACCCAGAGCTTACAGTTCTTCCCAGGAATGTATTCAGTGGTCTGAATGAACTGCGGGGCCTTTCTCTCCATACAAGTAATATTTCCAGTTTGCCAGAGGGAATCTTTCTTAGCCTTCACAAATTGCAGAACATTTCCCTCTTTGATACAAGGCTTGAGGATCTTCCTAGAAACCTCTTTCATAATCTCAAGCACCTCCAGAAAGTTTACCTGAATAGTACTAACCTGCAGTCTCTTCCTGCAGACTTCTTTACTGCTTTACCTGAGCTGGAAGAAGTTGTCCTTGACAACAACCCTTGGAAATGTGATTGCCAAATTCTTGGCTTTCGAGAATGGCTCCAAAAGAGCACAACTATAGTTAAAAATGTGCCATCTCTAATGTGCCACAGCCCAAAGGCAATGCAGAATATTTCTCTTGTGTCTCTAAGCATCAATGACCCAGACTGCCAACCAACCACAGCTATGACCTATCAGACATTCAGCTCAACTTATTCCCAGACTTCAACATCTCCTGTGGTGGAGCGCTTCACATCATCTCAGGAGACTGCTGTAACAGTGCTGTCCCACATGGAAATGATCAACACACCCACGTCAATTCCTCCTGCTACACCAGGTTTTACCTACTCCCATGTTGAAGATGTTGGACAGCCCGGGTTACATTTCTCTGATATTCCAGTCCAGACTTCTCCCAGCATCGTAGCACGAACCAACAGTGTCAGAGGGACAGATTTAACTACACTTGTCTGGTGGGATGAGTTTCCAGCCCCAAGCAGTGCTAAATACTATTTTAATACCAGGGTTCCTTATTGCCTGCTATTCTTGTGTGTTCACAGTTTGATTTTAACACTCCAGACTGTAGTAATTGTGCTCAGTCTGTATGTGATGGGTAACACCAGGCAACTCTTGCACTCCAGAAATATTCCTGCTCAGCCTGTAGTTCTGGTAAGAATATTAAGAAGATAGAGAAGTCTAGTCCAAGAAAGAACTGGAAGTGTTGCTTAAGATGCTTTTTGAACATTTAAGCAGTTAATAGTCGATTCAGATCTGGATTACAAATCTTGATAGCAAAGACCATAAAGACCTTGTCTTTATAACATAATGGAAATGAGTTTTATGCACCTTGCAGCATTTGCCAAGGGTGGCTATAGGCACTGTAAATTGCTACAGCGCTTGGTGCATGAACCCAGAGGGCAAGATGAAAGTATCTGTGGTCACCTCTACATGTGTGCTGTGAGGTTCCTGCCTTGGAGTGCAGCCCTGTCGCTGCCAgaggctgctgcctgctgagtgTTCATGGCTCAGATGGAGTGCTATCAATGTAGGAACTCTTACACAGAACATGTTTCCAACTGTGCTTTAGAGATCGCCCAAAGTACTCCAATACTATTATGCCCTATACTGCCTGCAATCGTTTGTCTCCTTACTGAGAAAACAAATGATGTTTTTGGGAGGAGATGCTGGGAAGGACCTTTAAACAGGGGATGTGTGCAGAATGGTGTGGTGCAAGTGTTTTCACTTTTGCATTTCATCCTCAGCCCCTTTTCAGGATGTGGCATGAGGAAGGGCTACCAATTAAAGCTAACAACAGAGGAAAATGATGAGCTAAGAAGTATAATCTTGATGTATTTTATTGTTTGCTTGGAGGTTATCTGTAAGCCTTGTGAAGTTCCCACAACTCTGAATTTTAAGTAAACACTTTCATCCTTAAACTTTGGTCAGTGGTTTGAAAAATCAAGGTGTTCCTGGCTGCATGATGCAGGGAATCTTGAAACCAGAGTACCAGGTATCCGGATGCCCAGGACTGAGGATGGGCTCCACAAGGATGAATTGGTTTGAGAGAGAGCTGATCTTGACTGAGCTGGAATAGAAAAGAATGGTCTCTCCTGGCCTTGGCTAGCAAAACAGCAGCATACAGCTGAGGGGCAGGGAGCCTGCCTGAACTGAGGGCCACGAAGTGTCACCGCCATTTTCAAGTCGGCTGGGGAACATACACAACTTGCAACTTGGAGTGTTCAGTTACATTTTCAGTCTCACTGTTTTTTACCTTCTTACATACTGCTATTCCCTGACTTCCAGTACTTTCAAGGCAACAACTAGGCAATAGTGTGGGTTTTGGTCTTAtactaatattttattaatattttgaacTGTATGAATTTTTTAGTTCATAAGTAGACTGGTGCCTGTCAGACTGCCTGTGCTTTAGTAGCTCTTGGATTAACTATCAACTTTTATCTACATGATGTGACTTAGTTTGTTCTTAAAAGCTCTGATGTGCTTAAAAACCTCTGTGTGTGGTTCCCTGGCTCCTTGGGCCAGAGAGCCTCTACTCCAGGAGTAATTCTGTAACCTTAGTGACTTTCTCACTATTTGGGACTTTTCTGGATGGCCTTGAAATGTGCATGACATACTTGAGATGAAGAAAACTTGCACTTCCTGCAGGTTTATGGTTGGTTCCCTGCAGTGTGTTACTCTAGGTAGTGAGAATAAACTGTGACTGCTTTGTTTCAaggtgctctgctgctgggccTAAATTCCACTTCCAGGCTGTGAGAAGAGAGAAGAACTTCTTCAGTGTTGAATGATTGTTGTCTTGCTGGTGAGGTTTAACAAAATTTAGCAAACCTGGCTAAATGGGTGTTAGAGCCATCTCTAAAGTGACTGCAAGTGGTGCAAAGCAAACTGTGACAGGAATCATAAACAGATGCTCCAGGATATTTATTGCAATATATTTGAGAGAAGCACAAAACCAACAGTGAGTTTTCTCAGTGGTGGTTCTGGGTGGTTACATGTAGTGTTTAAGAAAAGAGAGTTGTTACAAATTTAGGTTCTTGTTGGACAGCTGTAATGACCACTTAGCACTGTGCCAGCTCCAGCGCTGTCGCACGGTGCCACGCAGGCAGGCAGATCAGTATAATCAGGACTAGTGAGGAAATGGTTCCACAAACCATGCTGGTGATGGTTACCTCCGTGCAGGAAGTGTGCTCCGGGCACTTGGATGCACAGTGTCTGATTGCTAAGGAAAGCACCTGCTCATGGGATGGGTACAACACCTTGCTGTCCTACACGAGGGCAGCGGGGCAGCACCAGCTGCCGCCTTTCTGAAGGCTCCTCTGGCcgccccagccctgcagtggaGCTGGCTGGGCCCCCACGCTGCTCCTTGGCTCCTGGTGCAGCCTCTGAgctccagctctggcacagagctgtgtaCAGTCGAGTGCTAAGACCAGGATGATTCCTCTTCCCGGGATGATTCCTCTTCACATGCTGTCATCGGGCTTTCCCCACGCCTGAGCCAGACGGGGGAAGTGAAGTCATCAGACAACAAAAGGCTGGAGCAATGAGTGCCTGGGGTGGTTTACTAGCTTTTCCTCTGAGGTGTATTGTTTTGAGCTGACTCTGATTCTTTGTTTCTTGCCCAGTGGAGCTCAGCCCTTCCTGAAAAACTCCCTGGCTGGGGAAATCCAAAGGATGTCCTTATGCGTACGccatttctgtttttcctggagAAGGGATAGTTGTCCAGGTCAGCATGATGCAGCTGTGGCAAGCAGGAAGGCAGCAGGCTGGTCCCCAgaccctctctgggcagccctgcCTCGCTGCTGCCCCAAAGCACCATTCCCTTGTGTGCAGGGGTTTACTCGGTCCCTGCAGCCCACACATCATCTACTGCTCAGCCTTTGCCTCTAGGCTGGAAGGGAACACAGTGGGCTGGAAGAAACTGGAGGTACCTAATCCCTGATCCAGTGGGTCCCTGGTATGGGGGAAGAGGTGAATGCAAAGCACATCTGCATACAGTGGCTGAAGAGTTTGGTTCCAGTCTCTTGGCTCCTGATTGCGGTGCAGAGGCATGGTTGACAGCCCTGCATGTTATCCAGACCTCTGAGTCAAGGACCTGCTTCCAGGGCCACATCCTGGCTGGGAGTCCTTGGGTACCTCAGCATTaggccagctgtgccagcccagccaTAGCTCACCCCGTCCCTTCAAATGCTCGCTGCTCTAGCAGTTGCTTCTGTTCTCTCAGTTTAGGAAATCCTGAGCAGTGGGAGCTCTGACCTACCCTGCCAAGCCATGGGACTATTCATTGTATTTCCAGCTTGATGTCACAACAAATACCATTCTCCTTTGCTTGTTGG
This window contains:
- the GP5 gene encoding platelet glycoprotein V isoform X1, producing the protein MTSQAGAFSGMPANVSGTSTRMLVFRLSVMIKLFFQLDASLCPEKCDCSSKNAVYCSGPHIKDLELLNLPCNMTEIHITNGNISYLQDVFARMVELQHLILSSNNIALVSPMAFKGLGRLKVLKLLGNKLVELPPGAFDDMVQLQQLIIESNRLTSIEENLFDKLASLQELYLNKNQLTALPSGVMKKLTKLRVLNLSRNYLAALPGSIFSALARLERLMLYINRLSSIESGVFDSLKELQDLFLHSNNIHSIAPDAFHCLRKLRTLTLSRNRLQTLPSGLFLHLHDLSKLTLYGNPLKSLPEVLFGEMRHLGSLWLYHTKLSTIPDFVFSNLTNLELLVLSFNPELTVLPRNVFSGLNELRGLSLHTSNISSLPEGIFLSLHKLQNISLFDTRLEDLPRNLFHNLKHLQKVYLNSTNLQSLPADFFTALPELEEVVLDNNPWKCDCQILGFREWLQKSTTIVKNVPSLMCHSPKAMQNISLVSLSINDPDCQPTTAMTYQTFSSTYSQTSTSPVVERFTSSQETAVTVLSHMEMINTPTSIPPATPGFTYSHVEDVGQPGLHFSDIPVQTSPSIVARTNSVRGTDLTTLVWWDEFPAPSSAKYYFNTRVPYCLLFLCVHSLILTLQTVVIVLSLYVMGNTRQLLHSRNIPAQPVVLVRILRR
- the GP5 gene encoding platelet glycoprotein V isoform X2, with translation MLVFRLSVMIKLFFQLDASLCPEKCDCSSKNAVYCSGPHIKDLELLNLPCNMTEIHITNGNISYLQDVFARMVELQHLILSSNNIALVSPMAFKGLGRLKVLKLLGNKLVELPPGAFDDMVQLQQLIIESNRLTSIEENLFDKLASLQELYLNKNQLTALPSGVMKKLTKLRVLNLSRNYLAALPGSIFSALARLERLMLYINRLSSIESGVFDSLKELQDLFLHSNNIHSIAPDAFHCLRKLRTLTLSRNRLQTLPSGLFLHLHDLSKLTLYGNPLKSLPEVLFGEMRHLGSLWLYHTKLSTIPDFVFSNLTNLELLVLSFNPELTVLPRNVFSGLNELRGLSLHTSNISSLPEGIFLSLHKLQNISLFDTRLEDLPRNLFHNLKHLQKVYLNSTNLQSLPADFFTALPELEEVVLDNNPWKCDCQILGFREWLQKSTTIVKNVPSLMCHSPKAMQNISLVSLSINDPDCQPTTAMTYQTFSSTYSQTSTSPVVERFTSSQETAVTVLSHMEMINTPTSIPPATPGFTYSHVEDVGQPGLHFSDIPVQTSPSIVARTNSVRGTDLTTLVWWDEFPAPSSAKYYFNTRVPYCLLFLCVHSLILTLQTVVIVLSLYVMGNTRQLLHSRNIPAQPVVLVRILRR